Proteins found in one Micromonospora sp. WMMD1082 genomic segment:
- a CDS encoding NTP transferase domain-containing protein: protein MDARPAARHGTPVAALVLAAGAGRRYGRPKALVEFGGRLLVERAVVTARVGGCCPVVTVLGAAAEEVRARADLAGAMVIDNPEWATGLGSSLRAGLAALRPAGAVAAVVLLVDMPGVTPEAVRRLAGLAAPDALAIAGYGTGRGHPVLLGRAHWAGVAASAAGDAGARGYLRERVAQLRVVPCGDVATGGDVDTEADRASFPAGGAAGSTASSGGTGG from the coding sequence GTGGACGCGCGACCGGCGGCACGGCATGGCACACCCGTCGCCGCTCTGGTGCTCGCCGCCGGAGCGGGCCGGCGCTACGGGCGTCCCAAGGCGCTGGTGGAGTTCGGCGGCCGGCTGCTCGTGGAACGTGCGGTGGTCACCGCACGGGTCGGCGGCTGCTGTCCGGTGGTGACGGTGCTCGGTGCGGCGGCCGAGGAGGTTCGTGCCCGCGCCGACCTCGCCGGTGCGATGGTGATCGACAATCCCGAGTGGGCCACCGGGCTGGGCTCCTCGCTGCGGGCCGGTCTCGCCGCGCTCCGGCCGGCCGGAGCGGTCGCCGCGGTGGTGCTCCTGGTGGACATGCCGGGTGTCACCCCCGAGGCGGTACGCCGGCTGGCCGGGCTCGCCGCCCCGGACGCGCTCGCCATCGCCGGTTATGGCACCGGGCGTGGTCACCCGGTCCTGCTCGGCCGGGCGCACTGGGCCGGCGTCGCGGCGTCGGCCGCCGGTGACGCGGGTGCCCGCGGGTACCTGCGGGAGCGGGTGGCGCAGCTGCGGGTCGTACCGTGTGGCGACGTCGCCACCGGCGGCGACGTCGACACCGAGGCCGACCGGGCCAGCTTCCCGGCCGGCGGCGCCGCGGGCAGCACCGCCTCGTCCGGGGGTACCGGCGGCTGA
- a CDS encoding tetratricopeptide repeat protein: MKADVSGGPAVGPPDPGPAHSLDELVGCLRALKLWAGDPSYETITRRVNEQWRADGRPAGEQARRGTVVDCFKTGRRRINGDLVLAVVRALHDEKSYLAHWRQALRVSLAETAAAAQVRVLDRLPGDVGTFIGRQVELDRLRRLAAVTGGPDPATRGAAGPGSGLCVLAGMAGVGKTQLAVHAGQLLVDEGRFDTTLFVDLRGFHPDPGQPPAEPAAVLDGFLRLLGMSGHEIPYGLAERAAAFRERLAGRRVLIVLDNAAGVAQVRPLLPRVAGTLTLVTSRRRLADLDAELHLDIDLFTPDEAEQLLIRSLPGVAVGADPSAHRRVALRCGHLPLALSVVAGQMATRAGWTVTDHADRLDERHRHRRLDTGVELALHLSYQHLPEQRQTLLRRMAVHPGADLDEHGAAALLDTDAATAAAHLRHLAAEYLVQQPVAGRYALHDLVRAYAGERGRDEDRPADRHAALTRLLDHYLHSAAAAMDALYPAERHRRPPLPARSPAGPRLEKPRAALRWLDAERATLVAVCVHAARHGWPQHAVWLAGTLYAYLDNGGYPGDGITVHTEAERAARLLGDGVAEATALTNLAVVCWQLGRNPEGVGHLERALPLFRAAGDVRGEARVLGNLGVLLMSVGEWERCCGYHELALDRFVQIGDRVGEANTLTNLGAAHERQGRPAAAIEQNSRALVIFRELRHLGGEATALNNLGDTYVTLGRFADAVDCYEPALALFRDIGERYGETCVLNGLGRALAGQGARDEAIARHAQALALATEIDRPEEQNRARRALAELSSSAGD, encoded by the coding sequence ATGAAGGCTGATGTGTCCGGCGGGCCGGCGGTCGGCCCGCCCGACCCGGGGCCGGCCCACAGTCTCGATGAGCTGGTCGGCTGCCTGCGCGCGCTCAAGCTCTGGGCCGGCGACCCGTCGTACGAGACGATCACCCGGCGGGTCAACGAGCAGTGGCGGGCCGACGGTCGTCCCGCCGGCGAGCAGGCCCGCCGGGGCACGGTCGTGGACTGCTTCAAGACCGGACGCCGCCGGATCAACGGCGACCTGGTGCTCGCGGTGGTGCGGGCGCTGCATGACGAGAAGAGCTACCTCGCCCACTGGCGGCAGGCGCTGCGGGTGAGTCTCGCCGAGACGGCGGCGGCTGCGCAGGTGCGGGTGCTCGACCGGCTACCGGGCGATGTGGGCACCTTCATCGGCCGGCAGGTGGAGCTGGATCGCCTGCGGCGGCTGGCCGCCGTGACCGGCGGACCGGATCCGGCGACCCGCGGCGCGGCCGGGCCCGGGTCGGGGCTCTGCGTGCTCGCCGGGATGGCGGGGGTGGGCAAGACCCAACTCGCGGTACACGCCGGCCAGCTGCTGGTCGACGAGGGTCGATTCGATACGACGCTCTTCGTCGACCTGCGTGGCTTCCACCCCGATCCGGGGCAGCCCCCGGCCGAGCCGGCCGCCGTCCTCGACGGCTTCCTACGCCTGCTGGGCATGTCCGGCCACGAGATTCCGTACGGCCTGGCGGAGCGTGCGGCGGCGTTCCGCGAGCGGCTCGCGGGCCGGCGCGTCCTGATCGTCCTCGACAACGCGGCCGGCGTGGCGCAGGTACGCCCGCTCCTGCCGCGCGTCGCCGGCACCCTGACGCTGGTCACCTCCCGCCGCCGGCTCGCCGACCTCGACGCGGAGCTGCACCTCGACATCGACCTGTTCACCCCGGACGAGGCGGAGCAACTGCTGATCCGCTCGCTCCCCGGGGTGGCGGTCGGTGCCGACCCGTCGGCGCATCGGCGGGTCGCGCTGCGCTGCGGGCACCTGCCGTTGGCGCTCAGCGTGGTTGCCGGTCAGATGGCGACGCGGGCCGGGTGGACGGTGACCGACCACGCCGACCGGCTGGACGAGCGCCACCGCCACCGCCGGCTTGACACCGGTGTGGAGCTGGCGCTGCACCTGTCCTACCAGCACCTGCCCGAGCAGCGACAGACGCTGCTGCGGCGGATGGCCGTACACCCGGGCGCGGATCTGGACGAGCACGGCGCGGCCGCCCTGCTCGACACGGATGCGGCCACCGCCGCGGCGCACCTGCGCCACCTCGCCGCCGAGTACCTGGTCCAGCAGCCCGTCGCCGGCCGCTACGCGCTGCACGACCTCGTCCGGGCGTACGCGGGGGAGCGCGGTCGGGACGAGGACCGGCCCGCGGATCGTCACGCCGCCCTGACCCGCCTCCTCGACCACTACCTGCACAGCGCCGCGGCGGCGATGGACGCCCTGTACCCGGCCGAGCGGCACCGGCGGCCGCCCCTGCCGGCGCGCTCCCCGGCCGGCCCGCGGCTCGAGAAACCCCGGGCGGCGCTGCGCTGGCTGGACGCGGAACGCGCGACACTCGTGGCGGTCTGCGTGCACGCGGCCCGGCACGGCTGGCCGCAACACGCGGTGTGGCTGGCCGGCACCCTGTACGCCTATCTCGACAACGGCGGATATCCGGGCGACGGGATCACCGTGCACACCGAGGCGGAGCGCGCCGCCCGGCTGCTCGGCGACGGCGTCGCCGAGGCCACCGCCCTGACCAACCTCGCCGTGGTGTGCTGGCAGCTGGGCCGCAATCCGGAGGGGGTCGGGCATCTGGAGCGGGCGCTGCCGCTGTTCCGCGCGGCGGGCGACGTTCGTGGTGAGGCCCGGGTGCTGGGCAACCTGGGCGTGCTGTTGATGTCGGTGGGGGAGTGGGAGCGCTGCTGCGGCTACCACGAGTTGGCGCTCGACCGTTTCGTGCAGATCGGCGACCGGGTCGGTGAGGCGAACACCCTGACCAACCTCGGCGCCGCCCACGAGCGGCAGGGCCGCCCCGCCGCCGCGATCGAGCAGAACAGCCGCGCCCTGGTCATCTTCCGCGAGCTGCGGCATCTCGGCGGCGAGGCGACCGCGTTGAACAACCTCGGCGACACCTACGTCACACTGGGCCGGTTCGCGGACGCCGTCGACTGCTATGAGCCGGCCCTCGCACTCTTCCGGGACATCGGCGAACGGTACGGCGAAACCTGCGTGCTCAACGGGCTCGGTCGGGCCCTCGCCGGGCAGGGCGCGCGGGACGAGGCGATCGCCCGGCACGCGCAGGCCCTGGCCCTGGCGACGGAGATCGATCGGCCCGAGGAGCAGAACCGCGCCCGCCGTGCCCTCGCCGAGCTGAGCAGCTCCGCCGGCGACTAG